In a single window of the Candidatus Nanosynbacter featherlites genome:
- a CDS encoding KH domain-containing protein: MSTIDQQFVEYIIKSLVEHPDDVVVERLIDEKGVLLTLTVNPEDLGRVIGKRGGTAQSVRTLLRALGTKNDARYNLKIVNNDGFTGAQSSGDGTSSESAVEKSTEEAVESQSSYAENARKELAELDDLDI, from the coding sequence ATGTCAACGATTGACCAGCAATTTGTGGAATACATCATTAAATCACTTGTGGAGCATCCGGATGATGTTGTCGTTGAGCGGTTGATTGATGAAAAAGGTGTGTTGCTAACCCTGACTGTCAATCCTGAGGATTTGGGTCGGGTGATCGGTAAACGCGGTGGCACTGCACAAAGTGTTCGTACTTTGTTGCGAGCTTTGGGCACAAAAAATGATGCACGCTACAATTTGAAAATCGTCAACAATGACGGCTTTACTGGCGCGCAGAGTAGTGGAGATGGCACATCTTCTGAATCTGCTGTGGAAAAGTCAACAGAGGAAGCTGTGGAAAGCCAATCTTCCTACGCAGAAAATGCTCGAAAAG
- the rnc gene encoding ribonuclease III — translation MSGMNTAPYQEFAREKLGFEFTKLDLLITALTHRSYVNEHRKSVHEHNERLEFLGDAVLELAVTEYLFTNFSEPEGILTAWRAALVRTESIGDAGDKLGYGPLIRMSKGEKNGSDRAHLQILANAFEAVIGAIYLERGFDDARDFIHTHIIVKLDHILETGSWRDPKSHLQEVSQRLDGQTPVYKVLSEEGPDHDKVFRLGVFVGDRLMGQGSGPSKQVAQQAAARAALAEYRRLNDDSESAS, via the coding sequence ATGAGTGGGATGAATACCGCGCCATACCAAGAATTTGCGCGTGAGAAGCTGGGCTTTGAGTTTACAAAGCTGGATCTTTTGATCACTGCGCTGACGCACCGCAGCTATGTTAATGAACACAGAAAATCAGTTCACGAGCACAACGAGCGGCTGGAGTTTCTGGGAGATGCGGTTTTGGAATTGGCAGTGACTGAATATCTGTTTACTAATTTTTCTGAGCCAGAAGGTATTTTGACGGCGTGGCGGGCGGCGCTAGTGCGCACAGAGAGTATTGGTGATGCGGGAGATAAGTTGGGCTATGGGCCGCTCATTCGCATGTCAAAGGGCGAGAAAAATGGTTCAGACCGGGCACATTTGCAGATTTTGGCCAATGCCTTTGAGGCGGTCATCGGCGCGATCTATCTGGAACGTGGCTTTGATGATGCACGCGATTTTATTCATACACACATCATCGTCAAGTTGGATCATATTTTGGAGACTGGTAGTTGGCGTGATCCGAAGTCTCATTTGCAGGAGGTTTCGCAGCGATTAGACGGACAAACGCCGGTTTACAAAGTCTTAAGCGAAGAGGGCCCTGACCACGACAAAGTCTTCAGGCTGGGTGTGTTTGTTGGTGACCGTTTGATGGGTCAAGGAAGTGGTCCATCCAAACAGGTTGCTCAACAAGCAGCGGCTCGGGCTGCATTGGCGGAATACCGGCGACTGAATGATGACTCAGAAAGCGCTTCTTGA
- a CDS encoding NUDIX hydrolase produces MTKDNFSGIRKYFSGHKKPSIQEIVREPTAGGVVFRRNGKGEAEFLLYQDARDRWTIPKGHIEPGETAQVTARREIGEETGLKKIEVCGWLGKVNFRYRRIDKLVLMTTQVYLVKALDPNEKLQKEEWMNGLKWFSFHEALDEIEYEDIGKLILLAMKRIRQENL; encoded by the coding sequence ATGACAAAGGACAATTTTAGCGGAATACGCAAATATTTTAGCGGACATAAAAAGCCATCAATTCAAGAAATCGTGCGCGAACCAACAGCTGGCGGTGTTGTTTTTCGTCGTAACGGCAAGGGCGAGGCGGAGTTTTTGTTGTATCAAGACGCGCGGGATCGCTGGACCATCCCAAAGGGGCACATTGAGCCAGGTGAGACGGCGCAGGTAACTGCCAGGCGAGAAATCGGTGAAGAGACCGGCCTGAAAAAGATTGAGGTTTGCGGCTGGCTGGGCAAGGTCAATTTTCGCTATCGACGAATTGATAAACTGGTGTTGATGACGACGCAGGTATATCTGGTTAAAGCTCTTGACCCAAATGAAAAATTACAAAAAGAAGAGTGGATGAATGGCCTTAAGTGGTTTTCATTTCACGAAGCTTTGGACGAAATTGAATATGAGGACATTGGCAAATTGATTTTGCTCGCCATGAAACGTATCAGACAGGAGAATTTGTAG